A region of Nitrospinota bacterium DNA encodes the following proteins:
- a CDS encoding EutN/CcmL family microcompartment protein produces the protein MLFGKVVGTVVSTKKTPSLEGLKLLLVRNVDHLGELSKGYVVAADSVGAGVGEVVLYATGSSARQTDITNNKPVDAVIMGIVDTWDVDDKTVFTKYQTAGV, from the coding sequence ATGTTGTTCGGCAAAGTGGTGGGGACGGTGGTCTCCACGAAGAAGACACCCTCGCTGGAGGGTCTTAAACTTTTGCTGGTGCGCAACGTGGACCACCTGGGCGAGCTGTCCAAAGGTTATGTGGTGGCCGCCGACTCGGTGGGAGCCGGTGTGGGCGAGGTAGTGCTGTACGCCACCGGCTCATCGGCGCGGCAGACCGACATCACCAACAACAAGCCCGTGGACGCGGTGATCATGGGCATTGTGGACACCTGGGACGTGGACGACAAAACGGTGTTCACAAAATACCAAACCGCCGGAGTGTAA
- a CDS encoding MurR/RpiR family transcriptional regulator — METKARGAVSMSGGGAVSRIRGVVPSLQPAERRVAEYVLAHGEDLLAQSVGEVAAAADVSEATVIRFCRTARFLGFADLKIALARELVTPIASAIHEDITEKDDTATLARKVFGANIQTLNDTLSVVDAKAVDKAVDMLAGAGRILVIGVGTSAPIAMDAYTKFMRLGLSVTVQTDAHLMMMEAALLSKGDMIFAISHSGSTKDPVETIKAGKGAGARAVAVTNSFLSPIAKASDVALITASKETRFRSEALSSRIAQASILDLLYVALGMRDRKRTLSCIRRIEDVITSKQY; from the coding sequence ATGGAGACAAAGGCCAGGGGCGCGGTGAGCATGTCCGGCGGGGGCGCGGTATCACGCATCCGGGGCGTGGTTCCTTCGCTTCAGCCCGCCGAACGGCGGGTGGCGGAGTATGTCCTTGCCCACGGGGAGGATCTGCTGGCCCAATCCGTGGGGGAGGTTGCGGCGGCGGCGGATGTTTCCGAGGCCACGGTCATCCGCTTTTGCAGGACTGCCCGGTTCCTGGGGTTCGCCGACCTGAAAATAGCCCTGGCGCGGGAACTGGTCACCCCCATCGCGTCCGCCATCCACGAAGACATCACCGAAAAAGACGACACCGCCACGCTGGCCCGTAAAGTGTTCGGCGCCAACATCCAGACCTTGAACGACACCTTGAGCGTTGTGGACGCCAAGGCCGTGGACAAGGCGGTGGACATGCTGGCCGGGGCTGGCAGGATACTGGTGATAGGCGTAGGCACCTCGGCGCCCATAGCCATGGACGCCTACACGAAATTCATGCGGCTGGGTCTTTCCGTGACCGTGCAGACCGACGCGCACCTTATGATGATGGAAGCGGCGCTCCTTTCCAAAGGGGATATGATATTCGCCATCAGCCATTCGGGATCCACCAAAGACCCGGTGGAAACCATAAAGGCGGGCAAGGGCGCCGGGGCCAGGGCCGTGGCGGTGACCAACAGCTTTTTATCGCCCATCGCCAAGGCTTCGGACGTGGCTCTTATCACCGCCAGCAAGGAAACGCGGTTCAGGAGCGAGGCGTTATCGTCCCGGATAGCGCAGGCTTCCATTCTGGATCTTCTTTATGTGGCTCTCGGCATGCGCGACAGGAAACGGACGCTCTCGTGCATCCGCCGGATAGAAGACGTTATCACGTCGAAACAATACTAG
- a CDS encoding GAF domain-containing protein, which translates to MMRTAGERMEELEDSHASDINQIRRLIDIGISLSSERNLDGLLEKIVDGAIEITNADGCTLYLLKGAELHFTVSRNVSMNMKVGGMSGNAPTFPPVPLSPAFVSSYAAITRKTINVPDVYKSEEFDFTGPKKYDQATGYRSMSMLVTPLMDYQNEVIGVLQLLNAKDRRTGKVIPFDTKYAALAKSLASQAAVAISNVSLIRETERLFESLLEVMATAMDARSKYTHGHIRRVAELALEMAQAINETDTGPLAGVKFGPDEINELRIAAWMHDIGKIVSPQHIMDKSVKLETIYDRSDLIRTRYELILAQAKVEGFETIANLARSGAGDNALAEARAGLDKEIRELEDERDFVLHCNNPGEFMEDEKVERLRAISQKTFVMNGDRLPRLSEDELHNLSVKKGTLTAEERLIMQSHIDVTIRMLQKIPFSRKYKNVPLYAGSHHEHLDGSGYPNRLTAEQMPTQSRILCLVDFLEALTAPDRPYKKSIPLDTVYKILRGEVEKNHLDGDLLHVLEEKDVFGRFSARYQNNSNGILKNGGA; encoded by the coding sequence ATGATGAGAACGGCCGGGGAACGTATGGAAGAGCTCGAGGATAGCCACGCTTCCGACATAAACCAGATCCGCCGTCTTATAGATATCGGCATTTCCCTCTCATCGGAACGCAACCTGGACGGCCTTCTGGAAAAGATAGTGGACGGCGCTATCGAGATAACCAACGCCGACGGGTGTACGCTTTATCTCCTCAAGGGCGCGGAGCTTCATTTTACCGTCAGCCGGAACGTTTCCATGAACATGAAAGTGGGCGGGATGTCCGGCAACGCCCCCACTTTTCCGCCGGTTCCGCTCAGCCCGGCCTTCGTTTCCTCATACGCGGCCATCACCCGGAAAACCATCAACGTTCCGGATGTTTACAAGTCCGAAGAGTTTGATTTCACCGGGCCGAAGAAATACGACCAGGCCACGGGGTACCGCTCCATGTCCATGCTGGTGACGCCGTTGATGGATTACCAGAACGAGGTGATCGGCGTGCTTCAGCTGTTAAACGCCAAAGACCGGCGTACCGGGAAGGTGATACCTTTCGACACGAAGTACGCCGCGCTGGCCAAATCGCTGGCCAGCCAGGCGGCAGTGGCCATCAGCAACGTGAGCCTGATCCGGGAGACGGAACGGCTGTTCGAGTCGTTATTGGAGGTTATGGCCACGGCGATGGACGCCCGCTCCAAATACACCCACGGCCACATACGCCGGGTGGCGGAGCTGGCGCTGGAAATGGCCCAGGCGATAAACGAAACCGACACAGGCCCGCTGGCCGGGGTGAAATTCGGCCCGGACGAAATAAACGAGCTTCGCATCGCCGCGTGGATGCACGACATCGGTAAGATAGTCTCCCCCCAGCACATCATGGACAAGTCCGTGAAGCTGGAGACAATTTATGACAGGTCGGACCTGATACGAACAAGGTACGAGCTTATATTGGCCCAGGCCAAGGTGGAAGGTTTCGAAACAATCGCCAACCTGGCCCGCTCGGGCGCCGGGGATAATGCGCTGGCCGAGGCCAGGGCCGGGCTGGATAAAGAGATTCGGGAACTGGAGGATGAGCGGGATTTCGTGCTCCACTGCAACAATCCCGGCGAGTTCATGGAAGACGAAAAAGTGGAGCGGCTCCGCGCCATATCCCAAAAGACGTTCGTGATGAACGGGGACCGCCTGCCCAGGTTATCGGAAGACGAGTTGCACAACCTGTCCGTAAAAAAAGGCACGCTCACCGCAGAAGAGCGCTTGATAATGCAAAGCCACATAGACGTCACCATCAGGATGCTCCAGAAAATACCATTCTCGCGCAAGTACAAGAACGTCCCCCTTTACGCCGGAAGCCATCACGAGCATCTGGACGGATCAGGGTATCCCAACAGGCTCACCGCCGAACAGATGCCCACCCAGTCACGGATATTGTGCCTGGTGGATTTTCTGGAGGCCCTCACCGCGCCCGACAGGCCGTACAAGAAAAGCATTCCGCTGGACACGGTGTACAAAATCCTTCGCGGAGAGGTGGAGAAAAACCATTTGGACGGGGACCTTCTCCATGTGTTGGAGGAGAAAGACGTTTTCGGCCGGTTCAGCGCCAGATACCAGAATAATAGCAACGGCATCTTGAAAAATGGCGGCGCCTAA
- a CDS encoding LptF/LptG family permease, whose product MNTLDRYILSEQAKVFLISVFILLSVLLLEKVNFLSGLLLTKGASFKSIGELLLYLSPSFFTLAAPLAMLMSSLLIFSRFAGDNEITAMKSAGISPWRILRAPLILSGGVFLATLYLSVFVAHKGNLHFRDVVVDIIRSNISMNIKERRFNENFGKLLVHVNENDNGQLSGVFISDGRNPAKPRIIEAKRGHIHSGEAGDSVVMDLYTGVIHSLGADGMYQTIGYDNYTLKVELEGEFSKPAEKEIPHLSLPELSERITQSEQQGLKASAEKVAYHKAFSAPVGCLVLGLLGAPLGILTHRRGSAGGFGVGVLMIVINYLLWMIGQGLGSEGKLPPVLAIWAPDIIMGAAALYFVYHVSRDSAPVWIEKTGWVFSRLWKK is encoded by the coding sequence ATGAATACGCTAGACCGTTACATATTAAGCGAGCAGGCTAAAGTCTTTCTAATCTCGGTTTTTATCCTGCTTTCGGTACTGCTTCTGGAGAAGGTGAATTTCCTTTCCGGATTGCTGTTAACCAAGGGCGCATCTTTTAAATCCATCGGTGAACTGCTTCTGTACCTGAGTCCGTCTTTTTTCACCTTGGCGGCGCCGTTGGCCATGCTTATGTCTTCGCTGTTAATTTTTTCCCGGTTCGCCGGGGATAACGAGATTACAGCCATGAAATCCGCCGGAATCTCGCCATGGCGCATCTTGAGGGCGCCCCTTATCCTCTCCGGGGGGGTGTTTCTGGCCACGTTATATCTTTCGGTGTTCGTGGCGCATAAGGGGAATTTGCATTTCCGGGACGTGGTGGTGGACATTATTCGTTCCAACATCAGCATGAATATCAAGGAGCGCCGGTTCAACGAGAATTTCGGCAAACTGCTGGTGCATGTGAATGAGAATGATAATGGACAGCTTTCCGGTGTCTTCATATCCGATGGGCGCAACCCGGCCAAACCGAGAATCATCGAGGCTAAACGGGGCCACATCCACTCCGGCGAGGCGGGGGACTCGGTGGTGATGGACCTTTATACAGGGGTCATCCATTCCCTAGGCGCCGATGGGATGTATCAAACCATCGGGTACGACAACTACACGCTGAAAGTGGAGCTTGAGGGAGAGTTTTCCAAGCCTGCGGAAAAGGAAATTCCGCATTTGTCCCTGCCAGAACTCTCTGAAAGGATTACCCAATCCGAACAACAAGGCTTAAAGGCCTCCGCCGAAAAGGTGGCCTACCACAAGGCTTTTTCGGCCCCGGTGGGATGCCTGGTGCTGGGCCTTTTGGGCGCGCCGCTGGGAATTCTCACCCACAGGCGCGGTTCCGCCGGTGGATTTGGGGTTGGGGTCTTGATGATCGTCATCAATTACCTTTTATGGATGATAGGGCAGGGGTTAGGCTCCGAAGGGAAATTGCCGCCGGTTCTCGCCATCTGGGCGCCGGACATCATTATGGGCGCCGCGGCGCTCTATTTCGTTTATCACGTCTCGAGGGACAGCGCCCCGGTCTGGATAGAAAAAACCGGCTGGGTGTTCTCCCGGCTCTGGAAAAAGTAA
- a CDS encoding response regulator gives MGDPETAELNRSALVIDEYGVSRLIIEEELESVGLRVFQARNPKEGMELALEKSPDIIVIDPTVAGYDGFKMVSELKVSERTRDIPVVAVLGVGVKAAEEAGFKSGVITVFQKPFQVGKLGGFVEAHLQAGAGRKSSCILLVEDSNTIRAVTKYLLEKNGHQVLEAEDGAKGWDILKEKSDGLDMVITDINMPNMDGRELVGLIRGDRRYQFIPIVVSTTISEKENIKLLLNMGADDYVVKPFSSEEFIARIQSHLRVKTLYEDLRAANEKLAQFNETLEQRVRERTLELRESNLDAIFSLAMAAEAKDENTGNHVMRIRGFSEALAIKMGLNQAQAEDIGYASIMHDVGKISIPDDILKKPGKLTDGEFTVMKLHTVHGERILPKKPFFIMARMIARGHHEKWNGAGYPDGISGEDVPLPARIVAVADVFDALTTARPYKEAWPVEKAMEEIARGSGAHFDPDVVDAWLKLFAEGTVAKVMKQWE, from the coding sequence ATGGGCGATCCGGAAACCGCAGAACTCAATAGAAGCGCCCTCGTGATAGACGAGTATGGCGTTTCCAGGTTGATCATTGAGGAAGAGCTTGAATCTGTCGGCTTGCGCGTGTTTCAGGCGCGCAACCCCAAGGAGGGGATGGAGCTTGCCCTCGAAAAATCCCCGGACATAATCGTTATAGACCCCACCGTGGCCGGATATGACGGCTTCAAGATGGTAAGCGAACTCAAGGTTTCCGAGCGCACAAGGGACATCCCCGTGGTGGCGGTCCTTGGGGTTGGCGTAAAGGCCGCCGAAGAGGCCGGATTCAAGAGCGGCGTTATCACCGTTTTCCAAAAGCCCTTCCAGGTGGGCAAGCTGGGCGGTTTTGTGGAGGCCCATCTCCAGGCCGGGGCGGGCCGCAAATCAAGTTGCATCCTGTTGGTGGAGGACTCCAACACCATAAGGGCCGTCACCAAATACCTTCTGGAGAAGAACGGCCACCAGGTGCTGGAGGCCGAGGATGGCGCAAAAGGCTGGGACATCCTGAAGGAAAAATCCGATGGCCTGGACATGGTGATAACCGACATAAACATGCCCAACATGGACGGGCGGGAGCTTGTGGGCCTTATCCGGGGGGACCGGCGCTACCAGTTCATCCCGATAGTGGTTTCCACCACAATCTCGGAGAAGGAGAACATAAAACTCCTGCTCAACATGGGCGCCGACGATTATGTGGTGAAGCCCTTCTCCAGCGAGGAGTTCATAGCCCGCATCCAGAGCCATCTGCGGGTGAAGACCCTGTACGAGGACCTGCGCGCGGCCAACGAAAAACTGGCCCAGTTCAACGAGACCCTGGAGCAAAGGGTGCGTGAGCGCACCCTGGAGCTGAGGGAGTCCAACCTGGACGCCATATTCAGCCTGGCGATGGCGGCGGAAGCAAAAGATGAGAACACGGGCAACCACGTCATGCGCATACGCGGCTTCTCAGAGGCGCTGGCGATAAAAATGGGGTTGAACCAGGCCCAGGCGGAGGATATCGGTTACGCCTCCATCATGCACGACGTGGGCAAAATATCCATCCCGGACGACATTTTGAAAAAACCGGGCAAACTTACCGATGGCGAATTTACTGTGATGAAACTGCACACCGTCCATGGCGAGCGCATCCTTCCGAAGAAGCCGTTCTTCATCATGGCGCGCATGATAGCCAGGGGCCATCATGAAAAATGGAACGGCGCCGGATATCCTGACGGAATATCTGGCGAGGACGTACCGTTACCGGCCAGGATCGTGGCCGTAGCCGACGTGTTCGACGCGTTGACCACCGCCCGGCCATACAAAGAAGCATGGCCGGTGGAAAAGGCCATGGAGGAGATTGCCCGGGGCTCTGGCGCCCACTTTGACCCTGATGTGGTGGACGCATGGCTCAAGCTGTTCGCGGAAGGTACTGTAGCCAAGGTCATGAAGCAGTGGGAATGA
- a CDS encoding 4Fe-4S dicluster domain-containing protein, which translates to MSSLPDIAREAGIIGAGGAGFPTHVKLAAAVDTVIVNGAECEPLMAGDQYLMENRAGEIVSTLRAVAAFIAQRSGKPVRSVIAVKKKYKEALAALSGRIKNSGAEILELDNVYPAGDEQFLVYEATGRIVPEGGIPLAVNVVVMNVGTLVNLADAISGRPVTHRVITVGGAVANPMVIRVPIGTAFPEIIARAGVTVDDYILLVNGPMMGRVTTDLSGVVNKTTGGLFVLPKGHPHVARMTRPLSTEIRIGKSACEACRYCTDFCPRYLLGHKLEPHKIMRVVNYDKDLDTDTITAAWLCCECGVCDLWACPMALSPRVFFREFKRRLKEAGIGNPHKRTDISADYYRQYRGVPAERLLTRLGLAEYDRKPAFYDGPWNVSQVTINLNQHVGEPSAPVVSKGDRVEQGRLIAEIPEGKLGARYHASISGMVAEVTPQWIRIEA; encoded by the coding sequence ATGTCATCATTGCCGGACATCGCCAGGGAGGCGGGAATCATAGGCGCGGGTGGCGCCGGGTTCCCCACCCATGTGAAGCTGGCCGCCGCCGTGGACACGGTTATCGTCAACGGCGCGGAGTGCGAGCCGCTGATGGCAGGCGACCAGTATTTGATGGAGAACCGGGCCGGTGAGATAGTCTCAACCTTGCGGGCCGTCGCCGCATTTATCGCCCAGCGCTCTGGCAAGCCGGTCCGTAGCGTTATCGCCGTGAAGAAGAAATATAAAGAAGCTCTGGCGGCGTTGAGTGGCCGTATAAAGAACAGCGGCGCAGAGATACTGGAACTCGATAACGTTTACCCCGCCGGGGATGAGCAGTTTCTCGTTTACGAGGCCACGGGCCGCATAGTTCCCGAAGGGGGAATACCGCTGGCGGTGAACGTGGTGGTGATGAACGTGGGCACCCTGGTGAATCTGGCGGACGCCATTTCCGGACGGCCTGTTACCCACAGGGTGATAACCGTGGGCGGGGCCGTGGCCAACCCCATGGTCATCCGCGTTCCCATCGGAACGGCCTTCCCTGAAATAATCGCCCGGGCTGGCGTGACGGTGGACGATTATATCCTGCTGGTCAACGGCCCCATGATGGGGCGCGTAACCACCGATTTGTCCGGCGTGGTGAACAAGACCACCGGCGGGCTTTTCGTGTTGCCCAAGGGGCATCCGCATGTGGCGCGGATGACGAGGCCTTTGTCCACCGAGATCCGCATCGGTAAATCCGCCTGTGAGGCGTGCCGGTATTGCACCGATTTCTGCCCGCGTTACCTGCTGGGACACAAGTTGGAACCCCACAAGATAATGCGCGTGGTGAATTACGATAAAGACCTGGACACCGACACCATCACCGCCGCCTGGCTATGTTGCGAATGTGGCGTGTGCGACCTGTGGGCCTGCCCCATGGCGTTGTCGCCCCGGGTGTTTTTCCGCGAGTTCAAACGCAGGCTGAAAGAGGCGGGCATCGGCAACCCTCACAAGCGGACAGACATATCAGCGGACTATTACCGCCAATACCGGGGCGTGCCCGCCGAAAGGTTATTAACGCGGCTGGGGCTGGCGGAATATGACCGCAAACCAGCTTTCTATGATGGCCCGTGGAACGTGTCACAAGTCACCATAAACCTGAATCAACATGTGGGCGAGCCGTCGGCTCCGGTGGTGTCCAAAGGCGACCGGGTGGAGCAGGGGAGGCTGATAGCGGAAATTCCCGAAGGCAAGCTTGGGGCGCGGTATCACGCGTCAATATCCGGCATGGTCGCGGAAGTTACTCCTCAATGGATAAGGATAGAGGCATGA
- a CDS encoding BMC domain-containing protein: MITLRTFVLLDSLQDQLASYIGSTAKGFLPVPGVASLFVEIAPGLAINRVTDVALKATRVQPAVQIVERAYGLLEVHDMDKGEVMSAGQAILDHLEVKESDRIKPDIVANQIIRSMEAYQCQLINRNKSGSMILPGESLFILETEPAGYAVYAANEAEKAANVKLIDVRPFGAFGRLYMSGTEAEIDSAAEAAVKALESLTGQPNKKSR, encoded by the coding sequence ATGATTACTTTGCGCACTTTCGTTTTATTGGACAGCCTTCAGGACCAGCTGGCCTCTTACATCGGCTCCACCGCCAAGGGTTTCCTTCCGGTGCCTGGGGTGGCCTCGCTGTTTGTGGAGATAGCGCCGGGGCTGGCCATCAACCGGGTGACCGACGTGGCCTTGAAAGCCACCCGCGTCCAGCCCGCCGTGCAGATTGTGGAGCGGGCCTACGGCCTTCTGGAGGTGCACGACATGGACAAGGGCGAGGTGATGAGCGCCGGTCAGGCCATCCTCGACCATCTGGAAGTCAAAGAGAGCGACAGGATAAAACCCGACATCGTGGCCAACCAGATAATCCGCTCCATGGAGGCCTACCAGTGCCAGCTGATCAACCGGAACAAGAGCGGCTCGATGATATTGCCGGGCGAGTCGCTGTTCATACTGGAGACCGAGCCCGCCGGTTACGCGGTTTACGCCGCCAACGAGGCGGAGAAGGCCGCCAACGTGAAACTTATAGATGTGCGGCCTTTCGGCGCTTTCGGGCGGCTGTACATGTCTGGGACCGAAGCGGAAATAGACTCGGCGGCGGAGGCGGCTGTTAAAGCCCTCGAAAGCCTCACCGGCCAGCCGAACAAGAAAAGCAGATAA
- a CDS encoding isoprenylcysteine carboxylmethyltransferase family protein: MEKSEPPGDYGPLFQRYLAVILAFASKTRSMLFKSFALLMGGTMFLVVIPFLLYLSGEALNAIININWPAEVEIPVAALSVCAGLFFLLWAVWAQLTIGRGTPAPIAPTSKLIVTGPYNLCRNPIQLGACLYYLGIVTWVAGLMAGIVSFALGMALGSFYHKVFEEKELLARFGDDYLRYKETTPFIIPRLRIR; this comes from the coding sequence ATGGAAAAAAGCGAACCTCCCGGAGATTACGGCCCGCTCTTCCAGCGATACCTCGCCGTAATACTTGCTTTCGCCTCCAAAACCCGCTCCATGCTATTTAAATCTTTCGCGCTCCTCATGGGTGGAACGATGTTTCTCGTTGTAATCCCCTTCCTGCTTTATCTGTCAGGCGAGGCCCTGAATGCAATCATCAACATCAACTGGCCCGCTGAAGTTGAGATTCCGGTGGCCGCGCTTTCGGTTTGCGCCGGGCTATTCTTTCTGCTGTGGGCGGTTTGGGCCCAATTGACCATTGGCCGCGGCACCCCCGCCCCCATCGCCCCCACCAGCAAACTCATCGTGACGGGGCCGTATAATCTTTGCCGAAACCCAATACAGCTGGGGGCATGCCTCTATTACCTGGGGATTGTCACCTGGGTCGCCGGACTCATGGCGGGCATCGTATCCTTCGCCTTGGGCATGGCGCTGGGCTCTTTCTATCACAAGGTGTTCGAGGAAAAAGAGCTGTTGGCCCGGTTCGGCGATGATTATCTAAGATACAAAGAAACCACCCCGTTCATCATCCCCCGGCTCCGGATTCGCTGA
- the eutM gene encoding ethanolamine utilization microcompartment protein EutM: protein MPDALGMIETKGFVGMVEASDAMVKAAKVELVGYEKIGGGFVTAIVRGDVAAVKAATDAGARAAEKVGELVSVHVIPRPHNNIDGVLPLGRKAVAQD from the coding sequence ATGCCGGACGCTCTGGGAATGATCGAGACTAAAGGATTTGTGGGCATGGTGGAGGCTTCCGACGCCATGGTTAAAGCCGCCAAGGTGGAATTGGTGGGCTACGAGAAAATAGGCGGGGGGTTTGTCACCGCCATAGTGCGCGGCGACGTGGCCGCCGTGAAAGCCGCCACCGACGCGGGCGCCCGCGCCGCCGAAAAGGTGGGCGAGCTGGTTTCGGTTCACGTGATACCCAGGCCGCACAACAACATAGACGGTGTTCTGCCCCTGGGCAGGAAAGCCGTGGCGCAGGACTAG
- a CDS encoding aldehyde dehydrogenase EutE, with protein MSISKDQIAEIVERVARRIASEQPAAGPVVADKPSSGGRGVGIYDTVEEAVSAAKASFHTLDTHPLAERKLMIEAMRNAARQDIETLARIAVEETGLGRVADKILKNTLVVEKTPGVEIIEPKAFTGDDGIALMERAPYGVIGSITPCTNPTETVICNAIGMIAGGNAVVFNAHPAAKNTTAHVINLLNQAIISVGGPANLLTAVANPTVESAGELMRHKDIRLLVVTGGPAVVKAAMNSGKKVIAAGPGNPPVVVDETANLEDAAKHVVDGASFDNNIVCVVEKVLICVDKVADDLKRHMKKFGAYEINASQVKKLEKLVVERAPSGPGDHGVINKKWVGKDAWKILRAIGVDASEDIRLVVFDAEKGDPLVVMEQLMPILPLVRVADVDEGVSFAKIIEHGFGHTAVMHSTNVDNLSKMARVINTSIFVKNGPSFAGLGWGGEGYTSFSIASPTGEGLTTALNFTRERRCTLKDRFRII; from the coding sequence ATGAGCATCAGCAAGGACCAGATAGCCGAAATTGTGGAGCGTGTGGCCCGCCGGATAGCCTCGGAACAACCTGCCGCCGGTCCGGTTGTCGCCGACAAGCCGTCCAGTGGCGGGCGGGGCGTGGGGATATACGACACGGTGGAAGAGGCGGTATCAGCCGCCAAAGCCTCGTTCCACACGCTGGACACCCATCCGCTGGCTGAGCGCAAGCTGATGATAGAGGCCATGCGCAACGCCGCCCGGCAAGACATCGAGACGCTGGCCCGGATTGCGGTGGAAGAGACTGGCTTGGGCCGCGTGGCGGACAAGATTTTAAAGAACACCCTGGTGGTGGAAAAAACGCCGGGGGTGGAGATAATTGAGCCGAAAGCTTTCACCGGCGACGATGGCATCGCCCTTATGGAGCGGGCGCCATACGGGGTGATAGGCTCCATCACCCCCTGCACCAACCCCACCGAAACGGTTATATGCAACGCCATCGGCATGATAGCCGGAGGTAACGCCGTGGTGTTCAACGCCCATCCGGCGGCCAAAAACACCACCGCCCACGTGATAAACCTGCTCAACCAGGCCATCATCAGCGTTGGCGGCCCGGCGAACCTTTTGACCGCCGTGGCCAACCCCACCGTGGAAAGCGCCGGGGAGCTTATGCGCCACAAGGACATCCGCCTGCTGGTTGTCACCGGCGGCCCCGCCGTGGTGAAGGCGGCCATGAACAGCGGCAAGAAGGTAATCGCCGCCGGGCCGGGCAACCCGCCGGTGGTGGTGGACGAAACCGCCAACCTCGAAGACGCGGCCAAACACGTGGTGGACGGCGCCTCATTCGACAACAATATCGTCTGCGTGGTCGAGAAAGTCCTCATCTGCGTGGACAAGGTGGCGGACGATTTAAAACGCCACATGAAAAAATTCGGCGCTTACGAGATAAACGCCAGCCAGGTGAAGAAACTCGAAAAACTGGTGGTGGAACGGGCTCCATCAGGCCCCGGCGACCATGGGGTGATCAACAAGAAATGGGTGGGCAAAGACGCGTGGAAAATCCTGCGCGCCATCGGCGTTGACGCCAGCGAAGACATTAGGCTTGTGGTGTTCGACGCGGAGAAAGGCGACCCGCTGGTGGTGATGGAGCAACTGATGCCTATCCTGCCGCTGGTGCGGGTGGCGGATGTGGACGAGGGCGTCTCCTTCGCAAAAATAATAGAGCATGGGTTCGGCCACACGGCGGTGATGCACTCCACCAACGTGGACAATCTCTCCAAAATGGCCAGGGTGATAAACACCTCCATCTTCGTGAAGAACGGCCCCAGTTTCGCGGGGCTGGGCTGGGGAGGGGAGGGCTACACATCGTTCTCCATCGCCAGCCCCACCGGCGAAGGGCTCACCACAGCGTTGAACTTCACCCGTGAGCGGCGTTGCACCTTGAAAGACCGGTTCAGGATAATTTAA
- a CDS encoding phosphatase PAP2 family protein, translating into MESLRALDEALFLLINNGLSNPVLDVVMTFASVAGDAPGWIIGGIAGIFYFDRANFKRRAVTFLLLMAAAGLLLNVTKNVFERDRPLEKFKQRLDAGEVIIHTPYNKLWARSFPSGHSQAAFTAATFFALYYRRFQWALFGTAALVALSRVYVGAHFPADIVAGSLFGWLMAYIWWRMDPQAPRPIQVAEVETGAAVK; encoded by the coding sequence ATGGAATCCCTCAGGGCGCTGGACGAGGCGCTGTTCTTATTGATAAACAACGGGTTGTCTAACCCGGTTCTGGACGTGGTCATGACTTTCGCCTCTGTGGCGGGGGACGCGCCGGGCTGGATTATAGGCGGCATTGCGGGTATTTTCTACTTCGACCGGGCCAATTTCAAACGCCGGGCGGTTACTTTCCTTCTATTGATGGCCGCGGCGGGGCTTCTGCTGAATGTGACCAAGAATGTTTTTGAGCGGGATCGGCCCCTGGAAAAATTTAAACAGCGACTGGACGCGGGGGAGGTGATTATCCACACCCCTTACAACAAGCTTTGGGCGCGTTCATTCCCCTCGGGTCATTCCCAGGCAGCCTTCACGGCGGCTACGTTTTTTGCCTTATATTACAGAAGGTTCCAATGGGCATTATTTGGAACTGCGGCGCTGGTGGCCCTGTCCCGGGTATATGTGGGCGCCCATTTCCCGGCGGATATAGTGGCGGGATCGCTCTTTGGCTGGCTTATGGCTTATATATGGTGGCGGATGGATCCGCAAGCTCCGCGACCCATCCAGGTTGCCGAAGTTGAAACCGGAGCCGCCGTAAAATAA